From Amycolatopsis cihanbeyliensis, a single genomic window includes:
- a CDS encoding CbtB domain-containing protein, translating into MTHASAAVDQPIPVQIPLREIIPWAVFVGILAFVVLYFVSTEEGATALFSGGYVHEFVHDGRHLLAFPCH; encoded by the coding sequence ATGACGCACGCGTCCGCAGCGGTCGACCAGCCGATCCCGGTTCAGATCCCACTTCGCGAGATCATTCCCTGGGCGGTTTTCGTCGGGATTCTGGCGTTCGTCGTGTTGTATTTCGTGAGCACCGAGGAAGGTGCGACCGCACTGTTCTCCGGTGGCTACGTGCACGAGTTCGTGCACGACGGCAGGCACCTGCTCGCCTTCCCCTGCCACTGA
- a CDS encoding CbtA family protein, with product MMRTLLVRGMVAGLAAGLLATLFAYFFGEPSVNAAIGIEEAGGAAHSHGQEPDAAAHDHGGEEALVSRDVQSTVGLLTGVAGYGIAVGGLFALAFAVLHGRVGALRPRLSAALLAAGAFVVVVLVPFLKYPANPPAVGSGETIGSRTALYFGFAGISVLVAIVAVYAGRKLADRLGGWQGGLLGAGGYLVVMAVCAVLMPVVDEVPPEFPGSTLWTFRLASLGTQLVLWTGLGLVFGALVERVLRPRTTHHAAAAAVS from the coding sequence ATGATGAGGACCCTGCTGGTCCGCGGCATGGTCGCGGGCCTGGCCGCCGGCCTGCTGGCCACCCTGTTCGCCTACTTCTTCGGTGAGCCTTCGGTGAACGCCGCCATCGGCATCGAGGAGGCCGGTGGTGCCGCCCACTCGCACGGGCAGGAACCCGATGCCGCGGCACACGACCACGGCGGCGAGGAGGCGTTGGTCAGCCGGGACGTACAGAGCACCGTCGGCCTGCTCACCGGGGTCGCCGGCTACGGCATCGCCGTCGGCGGCCTGTTCGCGCTGGCTTTCGCCGTACTGCACGGCAGGGTCGGCGCGCTGCGCCCCCGGCTGTCCGCCGCGCTGCTCGCGGCGGGTGCCTTCGTGGTGGTCGTGCTGGTGCCCTTCCTCAAGTACCCGGCGAACCCACCCGCGGTCGGCAGCGGCGAGACCATCGGCTCGCGCACCGCGCTCTACTTCGGGTTCGCCGGGATCTCCGTGCTCGTCGCCATCGTGGCCGTGTACGCGGGCCGCAAGCTGGCCGACCGACTCGGCGGCTGGCAGGGCGGCCTGCTCGGCGCGGGCGGATATCTCGTGGTGATGGCGGTGTGCGCCGTACTCATGCCGGTCGTCGACGAGGTTCCGCCGGAGTTCCCCGGCTCCACCCTGTGGACCTTCCGGCTCGCCTCGCTCGGCACCCAGCTGGTGCTGTGGACCGGCCTCGGCCTGGTGTTCGGCGCGCTGGTCGAGCGGGTGCTGCGGCCGCGGACCACGCACCACGCCGCCGCGGCAGCGGTCAGCTGA
- a CDS encoding cobalamin biosynthesis protein: MLTPHSATAAGILAGYLADAAFGDPRRGHPVALFGQAAERLERRVWADSRPRGLLYTLACAGAVTGAGGVLHVATRGRPVARLVSTAAATWAVLGGRGLAAEGAALAALLERGDVQGARARLPHLCGRDPAGLDAEGLARAATESIAENTSDAVVAPLLWGGVAGVPGLLGYRALNTLDAMVGHPSARHLRFGWASARADDLANLLPARLSAAAATVGAPLVGGRPARAWRAWRRDARQHPSPNAGPVEAAFAGALGVRLGGRNSYQGQVSDRGTLGDGPPPGPAALRGAVRLSRIVGLAALGVSVALARRHRRVS; the protein is encoded by the coding sequence GTGCTGACCCCACATTCGGCGACCGCGGCCGGCATCCTCGCCGGTTACCTGGCCGACGCCGCCTTCGGCGACCCGCGGCGCGGCCACCCGGTAGCGCTGTTCGGGCAGGCGGCCGAGCGGCTCGAACGGCGCGTGTGGGCCGACTCCCGCCCGCGCGGGCTGCTGTACACCCTGGCGTGTGCCGGGGCGGTGACCGGCGCGGGTGGTGTGCTGCACGTGGCCACCAGGGGCAGGCCGGTGGCGAGGCTGGTGAGCACCGCGGCGGCGACCTGGGCGGTGCTCGGTGGGCGCGGGCTCGCCGCCGAGGGTGCGGCGCTCGCCGCCCTGCTCGAGCGGGGCGACGTGCAGGGTGCGCGGGCCAGGCTGCCGCATCTGTGCGGGCGTGACCCCGCGGGGCTGGACGCCGAAGGGCTGGCCAGGGCCGCCACCGAGTCGATCGCGGAGAACACCTCGGACGCGGTAGTCGCGCCGCTGCTGTGGGGCGGGGTGGCCGGTGTTCCCGGCCTGCTCGGGTACCGGGCGCTGAACACCCTGGACGCGATGGTCGGCCACCCCTCGGCGCGGCACCTGCGGTTCGGTTGGGCCTCCGCCAGAGCGGATGACCTTGCCAACCTGCTGCCCGCACGGCTGAGCGCCGCCGCGGCGACGGTGGGCGCGCCGCTGGTGGGCGGCAGGCCGGCACGGGCGTGGCGAGCGTGGCGGCGGGACGCCCGGCAGCACCCGAGCCCGAACGCCGGGCCGGTCGAGGCGGCCTTCGCCGGGGCACTGGGCGTGCGGCTGGGCGGCCGGAACAGCTACCAGGGCCAGGTCTCCGACCGTGGCACGCTGGGCGACGGCCCGCCGCCCGGACCAGCCGCACTGCGCGGCGCGGTCCGGCTCTCCCGGATCGTCGGGCTGGCCGCGCTCGGGGTGAGCGTGGCACTCGCTCGGCGTCACCGGCGGGTCAGCTGA
- the cobU gene encoding bifunctional adenosylcobinamide kinase/adenosylcobinamide-phosphate guanylyltransferase — MTTQPTRRLAALVAARLEAGVRALRRYTGHPGDDGRVLILGGVRSGKSRHAERLCARHAEVTYVAAGLPPSEDDPEWAARVAAHRERRPAHWRTVETTDLAGVLRTASDPLLIDCLGTWLSRVLDEVGAWRQTEGWQERIDERLTDFVDAWRSARVPVIAVSNEVGMGIVPPTVSGRVFRDVLGSLNSQVARHSDAVQLIVAGRILRLQERGLP, encoded by the coding sequence ATGACGACGCAACCGACGCGACGGCTCGCCGCTCTCGTGGCCGCACGGCTGGAGGCCGGGGTACGGGCGTTACGCCGCTACACGGGCCACCCGGGAGACGACGGTCGGGTGCTGATCCTCGGCGGGGTGCGCTCCGGCAAGTCCCGGCATGCCGAACGGCTGTGCGCCCGGCATGCCGAGGTCACCTACGTGGCGGCCGGGTTACCGCCGAGCGAGGACGACCCGGAGTGGGCCGCCAGGGTGGCCGCTCACCGCGAACGCAGGCCCGCACACTGGCGCACGGTGGAGACGACCGATCTCGCCGGGGTGCTGCGTACGGCGTCCGACCCGCTGCTGATCGACTGCCTCGGCACCTGGCTGAGCCGGGTCCTGGACGAGGTGGGTGCCTGGCGGCAGACCGAGGGCTGGCAGGAGCGGATCGACGAGCGGCTGACCGATTTCGTCGACGCCTGGCGCTCCGCACGGGTGCCGGTGATCGCGGTCAGTAACGAGGTCGGGATGGGAATCGTGCCGCCGACGGTGTCCGGTCGGGTGTTCCGCGACGTGCTCGGGTCGCTGAACAGCCAGGTCGCCAGGCACTCCGACGCCGTGCAACTGATCGTGGCCGGGCGGATACTCAGACTACAGGAGAGGGGCTTGCCGTGA
- the cobT gene encoding nicotinate-nucleotide--dimethylbenzimidazole phosphoribosyltransferase gives MTNPRIPIPEPSGRARAEAERRLDGLVKPLGALGRLEELAAWLSAAHDSVPPRALDDVRVVVFAGDHGVAERAAVSAYPREITAAMVRVFLSGVSGVGVLADQAGARVRVLDIAVDGEPDVPPEVVRHKIRRGSGSIDTADALDAGEAERAFAAGRAVADEELDAGAELLIPGDMGIGNTTVAAALVAASLGLPAEDVVGSGTGVDDAGRARKVGIVRAALDRAGHRAAEPFDLLTALGSACAAATAGFLVQAAARRVPVLLDGVFSGAAALVARELAPGAERWWLAGHRSTEPAQAFALKALGLDPILDLGLRLGEGSGAVQAVAVLRSARAVLAGMGSLADLDLA, from the coding sequence GTGACCAACCCCCGGATACCGATCCCGGAGCCGAGCGGGCGAGCCCGGGCGGAAGCCGAGCGCCGCCTTGACGGGCTGGTGAAACCGCTGGGTGCCCTGGGCAGGCTGGAGGAGCTGGCCGCCTGGCTCAGCGCGGCGCACGACAGCGTTCCCCCGCGCGCACTCGACGACGTGCGGGTGGTCGTGTTCGCCGGCGACCACGGGGTGGCCGAGCGCGCGGCGGTGTCGGCCTATCCAAGGGAGATCACCGCGGCCATGGTCCGCGTGTTCCTCTCCGGCGTCAGCGGGGTCGGCGTGCTGGCCGACCAGGCCGGTGCCCGAGTACGGGTACTGGACATCGCGGTGGACGGGGAGCCGGACGTGCCACCCGAGGTGGTCCGGCACAAGATCCGGCGCGGCTCCGGCTCGATCGACACCGCCGACGCGCTCGACGCGGGCGAGGCCGAGCGTGCCTTCGCGGCCGGGCGCGCGGTCGCCGACGAGGAGCTCGACGCCGGCGCCGAGCTGCTGATTCCCGGGGACATGGGGATCGGGAACACCACGGTCGCCGCCGCGCTGGTCGCCGCGTCGCTCGGGCTGCCGGCCGAGGACGTGGTAGGCAGCGGCACCGGGGTGGACGACGCGGGCCGGGCCCGCAAGGTCGGGATCGTCCGCGCGGCCCTCGACCGGGCCGGGCACCGCGCGGCCGAGCCGTTCGACCTGCTCACCGCCCTGGGCAGCGCCTGCGCCGCGGCTACCGCGGGGTTCCTGGTGCAGGCCGCGGCCCGGCGGGTTCCGGTGTTGCTGGACGGGGTGTTCTCCGGCGCCGCGGCGCTGGTGGCCAGGGAGCTGGCGCCGGGGGCCGAGCGCTGGTGGCTGGCCGGGCACCGCTCCACCGAGCCCGCGCAGGCCTTCGCGCTGAAGGCGCTGGGCCTGGACCCGATTCTGGACCTCGGCCTGCGGCTCGGTGAGGGCAGTGGCGCCGTGCAGGCCGTCGCGGTGTTGCGCTCGGCTCGCGCCGTGCTCGCCGGGATGGGTTCCCTGGCCGACCTCGACCTCGCCTGA